The proteins below are encoded in one region of Myxococcales bacterium:
- a CDS encoding DUF3293 domain-containing protein has translation MDQNLLRSYFATVYELPSESGLLRVSMDGEIVHDIGALPELLRRDFAVLTAYNPRSMLLPRRVNEARHHVMRDLLILGCFRVEHCVGYDEEPEGVWREPAWLVHGVQKEEAIYFGRTFRQNTILVCQNARPELIVTDPTCDDIGRTYPGNWRIRN, from the coding sequence GTGGACCAAAACCTGCTCCGATCCTACTTCGCGACCGTCTACGAGCTGCCCTCGGAGTCGGGGCTCCTACGTGTGTCCATGGACGGGGAAATCGTCCACGACATCGGTGCGCTGCCCGAGCTGCTGCGGCGCGACTTTGCGGTGCTTACGGCCTACAACCCGCGCAGCATGCTGCTCCCGCGCCGGGTCAACGAGGCCCGCCACCACGTCATGCGGGATCTGTTGATCCTGGGTTGTTTCCGCGTCGAACACTGCGTGGGCTACGACGAGGAGCCCGAGGGTGTGTGGCGAGAGCCCGCGTGGTTGGTGCACGGTGTGCAGAAGGAAGAAGCCATCTACTTCGGGCGCACGTTCCGCCAGAACACCATCCTGGTGTGTCAGAACGCGCGGCCCGAGCTGATCGTGACCGACCCGACCTGCGACGACATTGGCCGGACCTACCCGGGAAACTGGCGGATCCGCAACTGA
- a CDS encoding response regulator transcription factor — MPEPTKRILVVEDDESITLGLRMNLEAEGYEVAVATDGEAGLAAAHAPEVSLVILDIMLPKMNGFEVVRSLRADGCKIPVILLSARGAELDKVMGLELGAEDYITKPFSLAELLARVKAQLRRDAIARPGARAVVAGKLTINIETREVSRAGEPVLLTATEFELLLCLVEESGRVLSREQILKRVWGPGHHGTPRTIDNFMLQLRAKLEDDPSDPEHLLTVRGVGYRFQA, encoded by the coding sequence ATGCCCGAACCGACGAAGAGGATCCTGGTCGTCGAGGACGACGAGAGCATCACGCTCGGGCTGCGCATGAACCTCGAGGCCGAGGGTTACGAGGTCGCCGTGGCGACGGATGGCGAAGCAGGACTCGCCGCCGCGCATGCTCCCGAGGTGTCGCTGGTGATCCTCGACATCATGCTGCCGAAAATGAACGGCTTCGAGGTGGTGCGTAGCCTGCGCGCCGACGGCTGTAAGATCCCCGTGATCTTGCTGTCGGCCCGGGGAGCGGAGCTGGACAAGGTGATGGGGCTCGAGCTCGGAGCGGAGGACTACATCACAAAGCCCTTCAGCTTGGCGGAGCTCTTGGCGCGGGTGAAGGCCCAGCTTCGGCGGGACGCCATCGCGCGACCCGGGGCGCGGGCGGTCGTGGCCGGCAAGCTCACGATCAACATCGAGACCCGAGAGGTGTCTCGCGCCGGTGAGCCGGTCTTGCTCACGGCCACCGAGTTCGAGCTGCTCCTGTGCCTGGTGGAGGAGTCGGGGCGCGTGCTCTCGCGCGAACAGATCTTGAAGCGTGTGTGGGGACCGGGTCACCACGGAACTCCACGCACAATCGACAATTTCATGCTGCAGCTCCGGGCCAAGCTCGAAGACGACCCGAGTGATCCCGAGCACCTGCTGACGGTGCGGGGTGTGGGTTATCGATTCCAGGCCTGA
- a CDS encoding two-component sensor histidine kinase, which translates to MARDLSALGYRRIVLSLVSMIVVPTALLLTLGAVMLFLGELQANLLMGILIVSLSGAVVTGVILVWVFVRREANLTALQSDFVSKVSHELRTPLTSIRLFSETLALRRGDAEAEDKCIEGLARESMRLQELIDRLLDWGRMESGRKEFSLQRTLIRDVVKRTVAAFTPVLERRPATLRVDVPDEEIYVDADRAALCDALLNLLTNAIKYGGDPAEIELSVRATPREVVLGVRDNGQGLEEHEHTRIFQKFYRVDDRLSREREGSGLGLAIVKHVVRAHHGRIELESAPGQGSTFSIVLSRRSEPDGSDAKDADAAS; encoded by the coding sequence ATGGCGCGCGATCTGTCGGCCCTGGGCTACCGCAGGATCGTCCTGTCCCTGGTGTCGATGATCGTGGTGCCGACCGCGCTGCTCCTGACCCTGGGTGCCGTGATGCTCTTTCTGGGGGAGCTCCAGGCCAACCTGTTGATGGGGATCCTGATCGTGAGCCTCAGCGGCGCCGTCGTCACCGGGGTGATCTTGGTCTGGGTGTTCGTTCGGCGCGAAGCCAACCTCACGGCGCTGCAGAGTGATTTCGTGTCCAAGGTCTCCCACGAGCTCCGGACGCCGCTCACGTCCATCCGGCTGTTCAGCGAGACGCTGGCGCTGCGCCGTGGGGATGCTGAGGCCGAAGACAAGTGCATCGAGGGACTTGCCCGCGAGAGCATGCGCCTCCAGGAGCTGATCGATCGCCTGCTGGACTGGGGCCGCATGGAGAGTGGACGCAAGGAGTTCTCGCTCCAGCGCACGTTGATTCGTGACGTGGTGAAACGAACCGTCGCCGCGTTCACTCCGGTGCTCGAGCGCCGGCCCGCGACCCTCCGTGTCGATGTGCCCGACGAGGAGATCTACGTCGACGCCGACCGTGCCGCCCTGTGTGACGCTCTGTTGAACCTACTGACGAATGCCATCAAGTACGGGGGTGACCCCGCGGAGATCGAGCTCTCGGTGCGGGCGACGCCGCGCGAGGTCGTGCTCGGCGTTCGAGACAATGGTCAGGGGCTGGAGGAGCACGAACACACGCGGATCTTCCAGAAGTTCTACCGCGTCGACGACCGGCTCTCGCGCGAGCGCGAAGGGTCGGGGTTGGGCCTTGCCATCGTCAAACACGTGGTCCGGGCGCACCACGGCCGAATCGAGCTCGAGAGCGCGCCCGGGCAAGGCAGCACCTTCTCAATCGTGCTATCTCGGCGCTCGGAGCCCGACGGAAGCGACGCAAAGGACGCGGACGCGGCCTCCTGA
- a CDS encoding amidohydrolase family protein — translation MKTFYTPRPVLIGSLASLIALSLTSACGDDGGGGGGGSGNLGGNGNTGGTNTGGTNTGGSGGLAGSGGLAGSGGLAGSGGLAGSGGTGGSGPGTALKITECKTLTATSELCSVQSGQKGLRLIGNVLAPQEVLHGGEVLLDANGIITCVGCDCSTAAGAATAPTVTCANGVISPGLVNSHDHITYANNAPYDVGTLRYDHRHEWRTGKTPGKPEIKYSSGASKDVVLAAELRFVMSGATSSVSAGGVGHLLRNLDTANKEGLPAQTVNSDTFPLDDANGKMLDSGCNYGSAPTTAQDIASLDAYQPHISEGVNQAARNELTCTTSGTLDVVEPQTAIVHAMAVTPTEAKAIADSKAWVVWSPRSNIALYGNTAPVTLLDNVGVGIALGTDWILSGSMNLSRELRCADDMNQKYLGKHFSDFDLWRMVTTNAAIAAGVERGVGMLRTGFIGDITIFDGTTKKDHRAVIDAEPKNVALVLRGGAPLYGDDALVANAAVGGATCETLDVCGAAKRACIAKDTANGSTLAGVKTAGEAFAPLFSCGGAPTKEPSCVPSRPSEYTGQITATDKDGDGVPDATDLCPDVFDPARPLDKGKQGDADNDGKGDACDPCPFDPNDKCPKLNPDDLDDDGWANGVDNCPDDANPGQEDSDKDGKGDACDTCATANPTFAACPISIEAVRDPKNPQHPKPGTQVKLTGLYVTALRPDTGKSRGFYAQDASLKPYTGIFVFTAGLTPTVAVGNKIDISAKYDEFFNLSELANSVITVTDSGTTLPFGPIPVANPADIATGGSKAEGFESMLVSVSNVLVTNMNPDSPKDFDETAVTGNLRIDDELEPTIDNTYGVGTAFSKITGVLTFSFSNHKLAPRSLAELVP, via the coding sequence ATGAAGACCTTCTACACGCCTCGCCCTGTCTTGATCGGTTCCCTCGCGAGCCTCATCGCGCTCTCCCTCACCTCGGCTTGTGGGGACGACGGAGGGGGAGGAGGCGGAGGCAGCGGGAACCTGGGTGGCAACGGCAACACCGGCGGCACCAACACCGGCGGCACCAACACCGGCGGCAGCGGCGGGCTCGCAGGCAGCGGGGGACTCGCGGGCAGCGGAGGGCTCGCGGGCAGCGGCGGACTCGCGGGCAGCGGCGGAACCGGCGGCAGCGGCCCCGGCACCGCGCTCAAGATCACCGAGTGCAAGACGCTGACCGCCACGAGCGAGCTGTGCAGCGTTCAGTCGGGCCAGAAGGGACTGCGGCTGATCGGCAACGTGCTGGCGCCCCAAGAGGTGCTGCACGGCGGCGAAGTGCTGCTCGACGCAAACGGCATCATCACCTGCGTCGGCTGCGACTGCTCGACCGCAGCGGGTGCAGCGACCGCGCCCACCGTCACCTGCGCCAACGGCGTCATCTCGCCAGGGCTCGTCAACTCCCACGACCACATCACGTACGCCAACAACGCCCCCTACGACGTGGGCACGCTACGCTACGACCACCGTCACGAGTGGCGCACCGGGAAGACCCCTGGCAAACCCGAGATCAAGTACTCGAGTGGTGCCTCCAAGGACGTCGTGCTCGCCGCAGAGCTCCGCTTCGTCATGAGCGGTGCGACCTCTTCCGTCAGCGCCGGCGGAGTGGGGCACTTGCTCCGCAACCTCGACACCGCCAACAAGGAAGGGCTGCCGGCCCAGACGGTGAACAGCGACACGTTCCCGCTCGACGATGCGAATGGCAAGATGCTGGACAGCGGTTGCAACTACGGCTCGGCGCCCACCACGGCGCAAGACATTGCCAGCCTCGACGCCTATCAGCCGCACATCTCCGAGGGGGTGAACCAGGCGGCCCGCAACGAGCTGACGTGCACCACCTCGGGCACCCTCGATGTCGTCGAGCCACAGACCGCCATCGTGCATGCCATGGCCGTGACGCCGACGGAGGCCAAGGCAATTGCCGACTCCAAGGCCTGGGTGGTCTGGTCGCCCCGCTCGAACATTGCGCTCTACGGCAACACCGCGCCGGTCACGCTGCTGGACAACGTGGGCGTCGGCATCGCGCTCGGCACCGACTGGATCCTATCCGGATCGATGAACCTGTCGCGAGAGCTGCGCTGCGCCGATGACATGAACCAGAAGTACCTGGGCAAACACTTCTCCGATTTCGATCTCTGGCGCATGGTGACCACCAACGCGGCCATCGCCGCGGGCGTCGAGCGCGGCGTCGGCATGCTCCGCACCGGCTTCATCGGTGACATCACCATCTTCGATGGCACGACGAAGAAGGACCACCGAGCCGTGATCGACGCCGAGCCGAAGAACGTGGCTCTGGTGCTGCGCGGCGGGGCTCCGCTCTACGGAGACGACGCGCTCGTGGCGAACGCTGCGGTGGGCGGCGCGACCTGCGAGACCTTGGACGTGTGCGGGGCGGCCAAGCGCGCTTGCATCGCCAAAGACACCGCCAATGGCTCGACCCTCGCCGGGGTCAAGACCGCGGGCGAGGCCTTCGCGCCACTCTTCAGCTGCGGCGGGGCGCCGACCAAGGAGCCGAGCTGCGTGCCCTCGCGTCCGAGCGAATACACTGGCCAAATCACGGCCACCGACAAGGACGGCGACGGTGTACCCGACGCAACCGACCTCTGCCCGGACGTGTTCGATCCGGCTCGCCCGCTCGACAAGGGCAAGCAGGGTGATGCGGACAACGACGGCAAGGGCGACGCCTGCGACCCCTGCCCCTTCGATCCCAACGACAAGTGCCCGAAGCTCAATCCGGATGACCTCGACGACGACGGCTGGGCGAATGGCGTGGACAACTGCCCGGACGACGCCAACCCGGGACAGGAAGACAGCGACAAAGACGGCAAGGGGGACGCTTGTGACACCTGCGCCACCGCAAACCCGACCTTCGCGGCATGCCCGATCAGCATCGAGGCCGTTCGCGATCCCAAGAACCCGCAACATCCGAAGCCGGGTACGCAGGTCAAGCTCACCGGCCTCTACGTGACGGCGCTCCGACCCGACACCGGAAAATCGCGAGGGTTCTACGCACAGGACGCCTCGCTGAAGCCGTACACCGGCATCTTCGTCTTCACCGCCGGGCTCACCCCCACCGTGGCAGTCGGAAACAAGATCGACATCAGCGCGAAGTACGACGAGTTCTTCAATCTGAGCGAGCTCGCCAACTCCGTGATCACGGTGACAGACTCCGGTACGACCCTACCGTTCGGCCCAATCCCCGTCGCAAACCCCGCCGACATCGCCACTGGCGGGAGCAAAGCCGAAGGCTTTGAATCGATGCTGGTCTCCGTCTCGAACGTGCTCGTCACGAACATGAACCCGGACAGCCCCAAGGACTTCGACGAGACCGCGGTGACCGGAAACCTGCGCATCGACGACGAGCTCGAGCCCACAATCGACAACACCTACGGCGTGGGGACGGCCTTCTCGAAGATCACCGGCGTGCTGACCTTCTCGTTCAGCAACCACAAACTCGCGCCGCGCAGCTTGGCTGAGCTCGTTCCCTGA
- a CDS encoding glycogen debranching enzyme family protein codes for MTPSGARRNGAGTGPWPVITIDGELERAEQEFLHTNGAGAYSMSTLALMHTRRHHALLVASLEPPLGRWVILSHAETSVTVGERSYKLSTHQFPSVAPTLGYRNLRTFSQDPLPRWTYRLGNAEFERTLALARGRNALVLRYHWKGQVPALVSLMPLMPLRPLEQLSREHGGMKQRVTLRPNEVEVQPVSALPPIAFAHRGVFMGSPDWWRRFEYGEDLRRYADFQEDMWTPGTFKLALEPGGTAYLVVALGGLLDATPESIMQETREYLLARDPGERRRPLLRRLWLAADTFTSNACEKPAAVAGYPWLGAPLRDWLLAFPGLFLARGRIDEAKASLSLATRLLRGGLLPTELPGVAAKARVPSPDATLWLFEAARALIKELGLHDPWVRGELYPRLVRAFVRLRGKRLKRHAWVSDDGFFTTTEPQPGTWMDARAEGVPVTPRNGLAIEHQALWFVASTTLAACARQYGHPSVADAAEACAEAVRRTTAQRFWCIETDYPFDCLSIERATADAWADASVRPNALIALALAPELFEAWQVNAILTRVKNELLTPRGIRTLSPADPAFVGHYEGSIDERERALHQGCVWPFLLGFFARAVRAQNPGDEEVRQDLTRRIEAAVVGGSVLGHVMQIADGEEPHRWRGCPAQSWSTALLLSALEVDLGVS; via the coding sequence ATGACACCTTCGGGAGCGCGGCGCAACGGAGCCGGGACCGGTCCGTGGCCGGTCATCACCATTGACGGCGAGCTCGAGCGAGCGGAGCAAGAGTTCCTGCACACCAACGGCGCGGGTGCCTACTCCATGAGCACCCTCGCGCTGATGCACACGCGGCGGCACCACGCGCTCCTCGTTGCATCGCTCGAGCCGCCGCTCGGTCGCTGGGTGATCCTCAGCCACGCCGAGACCAGCGTCACCGTCGGCGAGCGCAGCTACAAGCTTTCGACTCACCAGTTTCCCAGCGTTGCGCCCACCCTCGGCTACAGAAATCTCCGGACTTTCTCCCAAGATCCCCTGCCACGCTGGACGTACCGGCTCGGCAACGCCGAGTTCGAGCGCACGCTCGCGCTCGCCCGCGGTCGGAACGCCCTGGTGCTTCGCTACCACTGGAAGGGTCAGGTGCCGGCGCTCGTCTCGCTGATGCCGCTGATGCCGCTGCGCCCGTTGGAGCAGCTGTCGCGGGAGCACGGGGGCATGAAACAGCGGGTGACCTTGCGCCCGAACGAGGTGGAGGTCCAACCGGTCTCGGCGCTGCCTCCGATCGCGTTTGCACATCGTGGCGTCTTCATGGGGTCCCCCGATTGGTGGCGCCGCTTCGAGTACGGCGAAGATTTGCGCCGCTACGCCGACTTCCAAGAGGACATGTGGACGCCCGGGACGTTCAAGCTGGCGCTCGAGCCAGGTGGGACCGCGTATCTCGTGGTGGCTCTTGGTGGGCTACTGGACGCGACTCCCGAGAGCATCATGCAAGAGACTCGGGAGTATCTGCTCGCGCGAGATCCGGGTGAACGACGCCGACCCCTGCTGCGCAGACTGTGGCTCGCCGCTGACACGTTCACGAGTAACGCCTGCGAAAAGCCGGCGGCGGTAGCTGGATATCCATGGCTCGGCGCGCCTCTCCGGGATTGGCTTCTGGCATTCCCAGGCCTCTTCCTGGCACGTGGGCGAATCGACGAGGCCAAGGCGTCCCTCTCCCTCGCAACGCGTCTCCTTCGCGGAGGGCTCTTGCCAACGGAGTTGCCCGGTGTCGCCGCCAAGGCTCGAGTGCCTTCGCCAGACGCGACTTTGTGGTTGTTCGAGGCGGCTCGCGCTCTAATCAAGGAGCTCGGGTTGCACGACCCGTGGGTACGAGGAGAGCTCTATCCACGCCTCGTCCGCGCCTTCGTTCGCTTGCGCGGCAAGCGGCTGAAACGTCATGCATGGGTCAGTGACGACGGCTTCTTCACGACCACGGAACCGCAGCCCGGGACCTGGATGGATGCCCGCGCGGAAGGTGTGCCGGTCACTCCGCGCAACGGCCTGGCCATCGAACATCAAGCGCTCTGGTTCGTTGCGTCGACGACGCTCGCGGCTTGCGCACGCCAATACGGTCACCCGTCAGTCGCGGACGCGGCCGAGGCCTGCGCCGAGGCCGTGAGGCGAACTACGGCACAGCGCTTCTGGTGCATCGAGACCGACTACCCGTTCGATTGTTTGAGCATCGAGCGGGCCACCGCAGACGCTTGGGCGGATGCCAGCGTGCGCCCCAACGCATTGATCGCGCTGGCCCTCGCGCCGGAATTGTTCGAGGCGTGGCAGGTCAACGCCATCTTGACCCGGGTCAAGAACGAGCTCTTGACCCCCCGGGGTATTCGCACGCTCTCGCCGGCTGACCCCGCCTTCGTGGGTCATTACGAGGGCAGCATCGACGAACGGGAGCGCGCTCTGCACCAGGGTTGTGTGTGGCCCTTCTTGCTGGGTTTCTTCGCGCGGGCCGTGCGGGCGCAAAACCCGGGTGACGAAGAGGTGAGGCAAGACCTCACGCGTCGGATCGAGGCGGCCGTCGTCGGCGGCTCGGTGCTAGGGCACGTCATGCAGATCGCCGATGGCGAGGAGCCTCACCGTTGGCGCGGCTGCCCGGCGCAGAGCTGGAGCACGGCACTGCTCCTGTCGGCGCTCGAGGTCGATCTCGGAGTCAGCTGA
- a CDS encoding mannose-1-phosphate guanylyltransferase: MIPHLFSVVLAGGSGTRFWPASRKALPKQLLAIGPEPDCLIAATVRRLEPLCPSERILIATGRHLLGATRALLPQLPEVSFMGEPVARNTAPCIAWATWEVLARDPDAVVMVVPSDQHIGDADAYRALIRIAVESARDGIITTIGVTPTRAETGYGYIEAGEGTSASVRRVTRFVEKPDRARAEQYLASGRHFWNSGMFFFRADVMARAVREHLPEVAAALNRCYAVPAAERTSALIQAFEAFPSVSIDYAIMEKAEELAMVPGSFGWSDLGSWETAWELAPKDPRGNAAPADAVLADASNNLVKDLRTDGRRRVIALVGVDGLCVIETDDGLLVIPRDQAQDVRKVVDALKERGSTDLL; the protein is encoded by the coding sequence ATGATCCCTCATCTATTCAGCGTGGTGTTGGCCGGCGGAAGCGGGACGCGCTTCTGGCCCGCGTCACGCAAGGCCCTGCCCAAACAACTGCTCGCGATCGGCCCCGAGCCGGACTGTTTGATCGCAGCCACTGTTCGGCGACTCGAGCCGCTGTGCCCGAGCGAGCGGATCTTGATCGCAACGGGCAGACATCTGCTCGGAGCAACGCGCGCGCTCTTGCCGCAGCTTCCGGAGGTCTCGTTCATGGGGGAGCCCGTGGCGCGCAACACGGCGCCGTGCATCGCGTGGGCGACCTGGGAGGTGCTGGCTCGTGATCCCGACGCCGTCGTGATGGTCGTGCCGAGTGACCAGCACATCGGCGATGCGGATGCCTATCGCGCTCTGATCCGCATTGCCGTCGAGAGCGCTCGGGATGGCATCATCACGACGATCGGGGTGACACCCACTCGAGCCGAGACCGGCTACGGCTACATCGAGGCGGGAGAAGGGACGTCTGCCAGCGTGCGGCGCGTGACCCGCTTCGTCGAGAAGCCCGACCGCGCGCGCGCCGAGCAGTATCTGGCGAGCGGGCGCCACTTCTGGAACAGTGGCATGTTCTTCTTCCGCGCCGACGTGATGGCGCGGGCCGTGCGCGAGCACCTGCCCGAGGTCGCGGCGGCGCTCAACCGTTGTTACGCTGTGCCTGCGGCCGAGCGCACGTCGGCGCTCATCCAGGCGTTCGAGGCGTTCCCGTCCGTGAGCATCGATTACGCCATCATGGAGAAGGCCGAGGAGCTCGCGATGGTGCCGGGGAGCTTCGGTTGGAGCGACCTGGGGAGCTGGGAGACGGCCTGGGAGCTCGCGCCGAAGGACCCACGCGGGAACGCCGCGCCGGCGGACGCCGTGCTCGCCGACGCCAGCAACAACCTGGTCAAGGACCTGCGCACGGACGGCCGCCGCCGAGTCATTGCGCTGGTCGGGGTCGACGGACTGTGTGTGATCGAGACGGACGACGGGCTCCTCGTCATTCCGCGAGATCAGGCCCAGGACGTGCGAAAAGTGGTGGACGCGCTCAAGGAGCGTGGCAGCACCGATCTGCTTTGA
- a CDS encoding bifunctional salicylyl-CoA 5-hydroxylase/oxidoreductase, translating into MGGGPAGLYFGILMKRVDPANEVSVYERNRADDTFGFGVVFSDATLDNLAAADPESHAAILASFAHWNDIDIHFGDGVIRSTGHGFSGMGRQTLLGILQTRASELGVRVLYETEAPALGELSREHDLVVAADGVNSAVRDQLAVHLTPELDWRPNRFVWLGTTFPFEAFTFYFKQSAHGLFRVHAYRYAEDSSTFILECTEETWKKSGLDQATEDQTIEYAERLFSAELRGHRLQKNRSIWRAFPTVKNRAWHHENVVLLGDAVHTAHFSIGSGTKLAMEDCIALRDALAANPELQSALDAYEKERRPVVEATQRAAQVSLEWFEQTERYMGLAPIQFAMSLLTRSLRVTHENLARRDPAFVRQLNHWVRDQALTQSGVAAAQLPADVPPMFTPFRLGELLLDNRVVVSPMCQYSAEDGAIDDWHLVHLGSRALGGAGLVITEMTDVSADARISPGCAGMYQPEHAIRWRRVVDFVHQHSSAKIGMQLAHAGRKGATKRLWEGADQPLDSGAWPLLAASAIPYLPHSQVPRVMDRSDMDAVKRDFVRATELSASAGFDLLELHAAHGYLLASFISPLTNRRDDGYGGSIERRMRYPLEVFDAVRAAWPAGKPISVRISACDWAPGGISAEDVLTAARLLKEHGADILDVSAGQTVADARPVYGRLFQTPFSELVRLEVGIPTMTVGNISSWSDVNSIIAAGRADLCVLARAHLYDPYWTRHAANDQGYLLAWPNQYESVARYVPRFS; encoded by the coding sequence ATCGGAGGAGGTCCTGCAGGGCTCTATTTCGGGATCTTGATGAAACGGGTCGACCCGGCCAACGAGGTCAGCGTCTACGAGCGCAATCGGGCCGATGACACCTTCGGCTTCGGGGTGGTGTTCTCGGACGCCACCCTGGACAACCTGGCCGCGGCCGACCCCGAGAGTCACGCGGCGATCCTGGCCAGCTTCGCCCACTGGAACGACATCGACATCCACTTTGGCGATGGCGTGATTCGCTCGACTGGCCACGGCTTCAGCGGCATGGGTCGGCAGACGTTGCTCGGCATCCTGCAGACCCGCGCGAGCGAGCTCGGCGTCCGTGTCCTGTACGAGACCGAGGCGCCCGCGCTGGGCGAGCTCAGTCGTGAACATGACCTGGTCGTCGCCGCGGACGGCGTGAACAGCGCCGTCCGCGACCAGCTGGCCGTCCACCTGACTCCGGAGCTCGACTGGCGCCCGAATCGCTTCGTGTGGCTGGGCACGACCTTCCCCTTCGAGGCGTTTACGTTCTACTTCAAACAAAGCGCACACGGTTTGTTCCGGGTCCACGCCTACCGCTACGCCGAAGACTCCTCGACCTTCATCCTCGAATGCACCGAGGAGACCTGGAAGAAGTCCGGCCTCGACCAGGCGACGGAAGATCAGACCATCGAGTACGCCGAGCGGCTGTTCTCGGCCGAGCTCCGCGGGCACCGCCTGCAAAAGAACCGCAGCATCTGGCGGGCGTTCCCCACGGTGAAGAATCGAGCATGGCATCACGAGAACGTGGTGTTGCTCGGAGACGCGGTCCACACCGCCCACTTTTCCATCGGCTCGGGCACGAAGCTCGCGATGGAGGACTGCATCGCGCTTCGCGACGCCCTCGCGGCAAATCCCGAGCTGCAGTCTGCCCTCGACGCTTACGAAAAGGAGCGGCGACCGGTCGTCGAAGCCACCCAGCGCGCCGCCCAGGTCAGCCTGGAGTGGTTCGAGCAGACCGAGCGCTACATGGGGCTCGCGCCAATCCAGTTTGCGATGAGCCTCCTGACACGCAGCCTGCGGGTCACTCACGAGAACCTGGCGCGCCGCGATCCGGCGTTCGTCCGCCAGCTGAACCACTGGGTCCGCGACCAGGCGCTGACGCAGTCGGGCGTCGCCGCCGCGCAGCTACCGGCAGACGTTCCGCCGATGTTCACTCCGTTCCGGCTGGGTGAGCTGCTGCTCGACAATCGCGTGGTCGTCTCGCCCATGTGCCAGTACTCAGCCGAAGACGGCGCCATCGACGATTGGCATTTGGTACACCTGGGCAGCCGCGCCCTGGGCGGCGCCGGGCTCGTGATCACGGAGATGACGGATGTGAGCGCCGACGCGCGCATCTCCCCCGGTTGCGCCGGCATGTATCAACCCGAGCACGCAATCCGCTGGCGGCGCGTGGTCGACTTCGTTCATCAGCACAGCTCCGCAAAGATCGGCATGCAGCTCGCCCACGCCGGCCGCAAGGGTGCGACCAAGCGCTTGTGGGAGGGTGCCGATCAGCCCCTCGACAGCGGCGCGTGGCCACTGCTCGCAGCCTCGGCGATCCCGTACTTGCCCCACAGTCAGGTGCCCCGAGTGATGGATCGCTCGGACATGGACGCCGTGAAGCGGGACTTCGTCCGTGCAACCGAGCTCTCGGCGAGCGCAGGCTTCGATCTGTTGGAGCTCCACGCGGCACACGGCTACCTGCTCGCGAGTTTCATCTCTCCGCTGACCAATCGCCGCGACGACGGCTATGGGGGCAGCATCGAACGACGCATGCGCTACCCGCTCGAGGTGTTCGATGCGGTGCGAGCCGCCTGGCCCGCGGGCAAACCCATCAGCGTGCGTATCTCAGCCTGCGACTGGGCGCCCGGTGGGATCTCTGCCGAGGACGTGCTCACCGCGGCGCGGTTGTTGAAAGAACACGGCGCGGACATCCTGGATGTCTCGGCAGGACAGACCGTCGCGGATGCACGACCGGTCTACGGCCGCCTGTTCCAGACGCCGTTCAGTGAGCTGGTGCGCCTCGAGGTCGGTATCCCCACCATGACCGTGGGCAACATCTCGTCGTGGTCCGACGTCAACAGCATCATCGCTGCGGGGCGCGCGGATCTCTGTGTACTGGCACGCGCGCACCTCTACGATCCGTACTGGACTCGGCACGCCGCCAACGATCAGGGTTATTTGCTCGCCTGGCCCAACCAGTACGAGAGCGTCGCCCGCTACGTTCCGCGGTTCAGCTGA